A region of Bacillota bacterium DNA encodes the following proteins:
- a CDS encoding GntR family transcriptional regulator, translating to MIDPSSIIPLYHQLKEILREKVESGEWRPHQLIPSEPRLAMEYGVSRATARRAIEDLTREGLFYRKQGKGTFVNSPKIEQGLERFYSFSKDMETKGLNPGTEVLHLKEVAPNAKIRTQLQLSEGANVFEIQRLRLVKSEPVILETSWLPADLFPGLTLEALEKNSLYDLMEKIYGIRPVRAEEYFEPVCVDDYESEMLGVKEGSPALLLHRIAYSESGRPVEVCKGIVRGDKCRYYVKLT from the coding sequence ATGATTGACCCCAGCAGCATCATACCATTATACCATCAGCTGAAAGAAATTCTCAGAGAAAAGGTTGAATCCGGGGAATGGAGGCCTCATCAGTTGATCCCTTCAGAGCCGCGCCTTGCCATGGAGTATGGTGTAAGCAGGGCCACCGCCCGGCGCGCCATCGAGGATCTGACGAGAGAAGGGCTATTCTATCGGAAGCAAGGTAAGGGAACATTTGTAAATTCTCCTAAAATAGAGCAAGGTCTGGAGCGGTTTTATAGCTTCAGCAAGGACATGGAGACGAAAGGGCTGAATCCCGGGACTGAAGTGCTGCACCTCAAGGAAGTGGCGCCCAATGCCAAAATAAGAACTCAGCTCCAATTGAGTGAAGGCGCTAATGTGTTTGAGATTCAGAGGCTGAGATTGGTCAAAAGCGAGCCAGTGATTCTTGAGACTTCATGGTTGCCAGCGGACCTGTTCCCGGGTCTGACGCTTGAGGCGTTGGAAAAAAACTCGCTCTATGACCTGATGGAAAAGATATATGGGATCCGGCCTGTCAGGGCCGAGGAATATTTTGAGCCAGTGTGCGTTGACGATTATGAGTCTGAGATGTTAGGAGTCAAGGAAGGATCACCGGCGCTGCTTCTTCATAGGATTGCTTACAGCGAATCAGGACGCCCCGTAGAGGTATGCAAAGGCATTGTCAGAGGTGACAAATGCCGTTATTATGTAAAGCTAACCTAG
- the mtnA gene encoding S-methyl-5-thioribose-1-phosphate isomerase, which yields MEAIRWENDTLILLDQTKLPLSVEYVHCKDHQTLASAIKKLVVRGAPAIGVAAAYGIVLGANEYRGTDRAGFLSHMEEVSETLGATRPTAVNLFWALRRMKNKLENCSTSDIGIIRKSLLEEAQKIHEEDLETNRKIGRNGNEIVPQGARILTHCNAGALATAGYGTVLGVVRAAHEAGKDIQVFADETRPLLQGARLTAWELMQDGIPVTLITDNMAGYVLHKGYVDLVIFGADRIAANGDTANKIGSYSVAVLAKENGIPVFTAAPLSTIDPSIKTGEEIPIEERNPEEVTHFGGVQVAPDGIKVFNPAFDVTPHRYLDGIITEVGILRPPFEISIKAAFERQSKDK from the coding sequence ATGGAGGCTATAAGATGGGAGAATGATACGCTCATTCTTCTTGATCAAACTAAATTGCCATTATCTGTTGAATATGTTCATTGTAAAGATCATCAGACGCTGGCAAGCGCTATAAAGAAATTGGTGGTGCGCGGCGCGCCGGCCATCGGAGTCGCGGCTGCATACGGGATCGTGCTGGGGGCAAACGAATATAGGGGCACAGACAGGGCGGGTTTCCTGAGCCACATGGAAGAAGTATCTGAGACCCTGGGCGCGACCAGACCCACGGCTGTGAACCTTTTCTGGGCGCTGCGGCGCATGAAGAATAAGCTAGAGAACTGCAGCACCTCTGATATTGGAATAATAAGAAAGAGTCTTCTAGAGGAAGCTCAGAAGATTCACGAGGAAGATCTGGAGACTAACAGGAAAATAGGCCGCAATGGAAATGAAATTGTGCCTCAGGGCGCGCGTATCCTGACACATTGCAATGCCGGGGCACTTGCCACAGCAGGTTATGGCACGGTCCTGGGCGTGGTGCGCGCAGCGCATGAGGCAGGGAAAGATATTCAGGTGTTTGCAGATGAGACCAGACCGCTACTGCAGGGGGCACGGCTTACTGCCTGGGAACTCATGCAAGATGGTATCCCGGTCACTTTGATAACGGATAATATGGCTGGCTATGTCTTGCACAAGGGATACGTGGATCTCGTCATATTCGGGGCTGATAGGATCGCAGCCAACGGAGATACAGCCAACAAAATCGGGTCTTATAGCGTGGCAGTCCTGGCGAAAGAAAATGGCATTCCAGTCTTTACGGCTGCCCCGCTTTCAACAATTGATCCGTCCATAAAGACAGGAGAGGAAATTCCCATTGAGGAAAGAAATCCAGAGGAAGTGACGCATTTCGGAGGGGTACAGGTGGCACCTGATGGGATCAAGGTATTCAATCCTGCTTTCGACGTGACCCCGCATAGATATCTTGATGGGATCATAACTGAGGTTGGAATCCTCCGCCCCCCATTTGAGATCTCCATCAAGGCGGCTTTCGAAAGGCAGTCCAAGGACAAGTAA
- a CDS encoding class II aldolase/adducin family protein, translated as MLGSNLVIGTWGNLSARVADSGYVAITPSGIPYDEIMQEDIVIIDLEGNVVDGKRKPSTEVPLHLAVYKGRPEARAVVHTHSTWATILACAHRGIPPVVEELVQIVGGGVKVASYALPGTPELGRYALEAAEGRNAVLLANHGVVGFASSLAEALKICLIVEKAAQMTVLGGLVGGLKSLSQEDIDFMRSYYLNQYGQRDFPAA; from the coding sequence ATGCTCGGGTCCAATCTTGTGATAGGCACATGGGGCAACCTGAGTGCCAGGGTAGCAGATTCGGGTTATGTAGCAATCACTCCGAGCGGAATACCTTACGACGAGATAATGCAGGAAGATATCGTGATAATAGACCTGGAAGGGAATGTGGTTGATGGCAAAAGGAAGCCCTCTACAGAAGTTCCTCTCCACTTAGCTGTCTATAAGGGCAGGCCGGAGGCGAGGGCGGTAGTCCATACACATAGTACCTGGGCAACCATCCTGGCGTGTGCGCATCGGGGAATTCCGCCCGTCGTTGAAGAATTGGTTCAGATAGTCGGGGGAGGGGTGAAGGTCGCATCATACGCCCTCCCGGGGACGCCCGAACTCGGCAGGTATGCCCTGGAAGCGGCGGAGGGACGCAACGCGGTTCTCCTCGCCAATCATGGCGTCGTGGGGTTCGCCTCCTCGCTGGCGGAAGCACTTAAGATCTGCCTTATAGTAGAGAAGGCAGCCCAGATGACAGTGCTCGGCGGATTGGTGGGGGGGTTAAAATCCCTATCTCAGGAAGACATCGATTTTATGAGAAGCTATTACCTAAACCAGTATGGCCAGCGGGATTTCCCGGCGGCATAG
- a CDS encoding ABC transporter permease: MSEKEEKVLAIAPTLIAVLLAALLGSLLMMVAGVSPLTGYGALLKGAFGNSRKIADTLMYSSPLIFTGLAVSLAMRAGVFNIGAEGQLYVGGIMAAWVGFSIHGLPGFLHLPLAILAGMLGGGVWGLIPGLLKAKFGAHEVVTTIMMNYISYSLTNYLVVGPWKAPGGTPKTPDVLTTARLGTLVPYSRLNYGLILALLTTLAVYVLLWHTILGYRIRAVGKNPNAARYGGIRIDRIIVAAMGLSGALAALAGIERVLGVYGSFYNAFSPGYGFEGIAVALLGRTHPLGVVAAALLFGALNSGGFQMNLATNIPVDLITILQATIIFMVTADFGLHKLMEHKSLTKRGEPEHV, translated from the coding sequence ATGTCGGAAAAAGAAGAAAAGGTGTTGGCGATTGCCCCCACCTTGATAGCCGTATTGCTGGCAGCATTGCTGGGATCGCTACTTATGATGGTGGCCGGGGTAAGTCCCCTCACAGGATATGGAGCGCTCCTGAAAGGAGCCTTCGGAAATTCTAGAAAAATCGCGGACACACTGATGTATTCATCTCCCTTGATCTTTACAGGGTTAGCTGTCAGTCTAGCGATGCGGGCCGGAGTCTTCAATATCGGGGCAGAGGGCCAGCTTTATGTGGGCGGGATCATGGCGGCCTGGGTTGGATTCTCTATTCATGGACTGCCGGGTTTTCTGCACTTGCCCCTCGCAATTCTGGCCGGAATGCTTGGCGGAGGTGTGTGGGGATTAATCCCGGGGTTGCTCAAGGCGAAATTCGGGGCACATGAAGTCGTGACTACTATCATGATGAATTACATTTCCTATTCATTGACCAATTACCTGGTCGTTGGACCCTGGAAAGCGCCCGGAGGTACGCCCAAGACCCCTGACGTGTTAACTACAGCCAGGCTGGGAACCCTGGTTCCATATTCGCGCCTGAACTACGGTCTAATCCTAGCGCTACTTACAACTCTGGCTGTTTATGTTCTGCTATGGCATACTATTTTGGGCTATAGGATAAGGGCGGTTGGCAAGAATCCCAACGCTGCTCGATATGGCGGAATTAGAATAGACCGTATTATAGTGGCGGCAATGGGGTTGAGTGGAGCCCTGGCGGCCCTCGCAGGCATTGAAAGGGTTCTGGGCGTTTACGGCTCTTTCTACAATGCATTTTCACCTGGCTATGGTTTTGAGGGTATCGCGGTAGCTCTATTGGGCCGCACCCATCCTTTGGGAGTCGTTGCAGCCGCACTCCTCTTTGGCGCTCTAAATAGTGGCGGTTTCCAGATGAATCTGGCTACCAATATCCCGGTGGACCTGATCACCATATTGCAGGCTACCATTATCTTTATGGTGACGGCTGACTTTGGCCTCCACAAGCTCATGGAGCATAAATCATTGACGAAAAGAGGAGAACCAGAACATGTTTGA
- a CDS encoding ABC transporter ATP-binding protein has protein sequence MTPILEVQDITKRFGPVVANDHVTFSVEQGEIHALIGENGAGKTTLMKILYGLLSPDDGEIFLRGKPVRFHSPIQAMHAGIGMVHQHFMLVPTLTVLENIVLGKEPVKGLKLDLGSASGEIRRISEEYSLSVDLDAKVEDISAGMQQRVEIIKVLYRGGDILIFDEPTAVLTPQETEGFFEIVRTLKEAGKTIIFITHKLKEVMALCDRITVMRKGRVIATVKKDETGTEELAEMMVGRRVILTLEKKPASPGPVVLDINNLYVQNDRGLPAVKGISLKVRAGEIVGIAGVEGNGQTELFEAIAGMRRPVRGNIRLNGRETTRLGPDQIRKAGVAFVPEDRHKHGLILDFSISENVLLGFEGDRKYHRGPFLDLASIDEMAKRLTSTFDVRASSISIPVSTLSGGNQQKIVLSRELSCDPCLLIISQPTRGVDVGAIEFIHRQILKMRDSGKAILLVSADLDEITSLADCIEVMYEGKIVAEFGSDQVDQNILGLYMTGARVDPEIRADAEAGA, from the coding sequence TTGACGCCGATATTAGAAGTTCAGGATATAACGAAACGGTTTGGTCCGGTTGTGGCAAATGATCATGTGACCTTCTCTGTGGAGCAAGGCGAGATCCATGCCCTTATAGGTGAAAATGGCGCTGGCAAGACGACTCTCATGAAGATCCTGTACGGCCTGCTCTCACCTGATGATGGTGAGATCTTCCTGAGGGGGAAGCCGGTGAGGTTTCATAGTCCAATTCAGGCCATGCACGCTGGTATTGGGATGGTACACCAGCATTTCATGCTGGTGCCCACCCTCACGGTTTTGGAGAATATCGTCCTGGGGAAGGAGCCTGTGAAGGGCTTGAAACTGGATTTGGGATCTGCGAGCGGTGAGATCCGTCGCATCTCAGAAGAATATTCCCTTTCTGTCGACCTAGACGCAAAGGTCGAGGACATAAGCGCCGGGATGCAGCAGAGGGTAGAGATCATCAAGGTCCTCTACAGAGGGGGCGACATACTTATCTTTGATGAACCTACTGCTGTGCTGACTCCGCAGGAGACAGAGGGCTTTTTCGAGATCGTACGCACCCTAAAGGAAGCAGGCAAGACCATCATCTTCATTACCCATAAGCTTAAGGAAGTGATGGCCTTGTGTGATCGCATCACTGTCATGAGAAAAGGTCGAGTGATCGCCACCGTCAAGAAGGATGAGACAGGCACGGAAGAGCTGGCGGAAATGATGGTGGGACGCAGGGTCATACTCACTCTCGAAAAGAAACCTGCGTCACCGGGTCCGGTGGTGCTAGACATAAATAATCTATATGTGCAAAATGACCGCGGCCTGCCGGCGGTGAAAGGGATCTCTTTGAAGGTCCGAGCCGGGGAGATTGTCGGCATTGCGGGCGTAGAAGGAAACGGGCAGACCGAATTGTTTGAAGCCATCGCCGGGATGCGGCGCCCGGTTAGAGGAAATATCAGACTGAATGGCCGTGAAACAACGCGGTTAGGACCGGACCAGATTCGAAAAGCCGGGGTTGCATTCGTTCCAGAGGACCGGCACAAGCACGGGCTGATACTTGATTTTAGCATATCAGAGAATGTGCTCTTAGGCTTTGAAGGGGATCGCAAATATCACCGCGGGCCGTTCCTTGACCTGGCGTCCATCGATGAAATGGCAAAAAGACTCACATCAACATTTGATGTGCGCGCATCATCGATTTCAATACCGGTCAGCACGTTATCTGGCGGGAATCAGCAAAAGATCGTGCTCTCGCGAGAGTTGAGCTGCGATCCGTGTCTTTTGATCATCTCCCAGCCAACACGAGGCGTTGATGTCGGCGCAATAGAGTTCATTCATCGGCAGATCCTGAAGATGAGGGATAGCGGCAAGGCTATCCTGCTTGTCTCAGCTGATCTAGATGAAATAACAAGTCTGGCAGATTGTATTGAGGTAATGTATGAAGGGAAAATAGTGGCCGAGTTCGGCTCAGATCAGGTGGATCAGAATATCCTCGGGCTCTATATGACAGGCGCAAGGGTTGATCCAGAAATTCGAGCTGACGCGGAAGCAGGGGCTTGA
- a CDS encoding SIS domain-containing protein, translating into MAEVRYMTGQLQALLTMSPQEKAQRGLLFTPKEIAQQPGLWMETSRLLKDKSEEIRAFLSDIISVSRAIDGPKVTFVLSGAGSSEFAGRAVERFFKMAFSPFGVDTRSVPSTDIVTDPSWSLPLGDIILVSFARSGDSPESVAAYKACKKARQGMRAMTITCNPKGRLARLAEGDSGHMVLTLPELTNDQGLAMTSSFSSMVVAAQQFAYLATGNPEGYPGMLDTISRSIERDIEILAGYASDLAQRGLRRAVFIGDGDLYGIALECSLKLQEMSSGKTICKAETTLGLRHGPMAVIDDETLVVYLTSNSSYLRNYQLDLMSEIKMKGLGGRRVALCGENWSERLSQVCDIVIDLQTPDITDSVQGLGYVVFGQLLGLFASINLGLRPDNPSEDGVISRVVQGVKIYETD; encoded by the coding sequence ATGGCGGAGGTGCGTTACATGACTGGCCAGCTTCAAGCACTATTGACGATGTCCCCTCAAGAGAAAGCCCAGAGAGGTTTGCTCTTTACTCCGAAGGAGATTGCCCAACAGCCCGGTCTTTGGATGGAGACATCAAGGCTCCTGAAAGATAAATCGGAGGAGATACGAGCCTTTCTGAGTGATATCATCTCAGTTAGCCGAGCTATAGATGGTCCAAAGGTAACTTTTGTCCTCTCCGGAGCAGGAAGCTCGGAATTTGCAGGACGGGCGGTCGAGCGATTTTTCAAGATGGCATTTTCCCCATTCGGTGTGGATACAAGATCCGTTCCCAGCACTGATATTGTCACGGATCCAAGCTGGTCTCTCCCTTTAGGGGACATCATCTTGGTGTCTTTTGCAAGGTCAGGTGATAGTCCTGAGAGTGTTGCGGCATACAAGGCATGTAAGAAGGCAAGGCAGGGCATGCGTGCCATGACGATTACCTGCAATCCGAAGGGACGTCTGGCCAGGCTCGCCGAGGGTGACAGCGGGCATATGGTGTTGACATTGCCTGAGCTGACTAATGACCAGGGGCTGGCGATGACCAGTTCTTTCTCCAGTATGGTGGTCGCGGCTCAGCAATTTGCATATCTGGCTACGGGCAACCCGGAGGGGTACCCGGGCATGCTGGATACTATCTCAAGGTCAATTGAGAGGGATATTGAGATTCTGGCCGGGTATGCTTCTGATTTGGCTCAAAGGGGCTTAAGAAGGGCGGTATTCATTGGGGATGGAGATCTATACGGGATTGCGCTTGAGTGCAGTCTCAAACTGCAGGAGATGAGCAGTGGGAAGACCATATGCAAAGCCGAAACTACGCTTGGATTGCGACATGGGCCAATGGCGGTGATAGACGACGAGACCCTCGTGGTCTATTTGACTTCAAACAGTTCGTATCTGAGGAATTATCAACTGGATCTTATGTCAGAGATCAAGATGAAGGGTTTGGGTGGCAGGAGGGTGGCGCTGTGCGGCGAGAACTGGTCCGAGCGGTTATCTCAGGTCTGTGATATAGTGATAGATTTGCAGACCCCAGATATCACGGACAGTGTCCAAGGTCTGGGATATGTGGTCTTCGGTCAGCTTCTGGGATTGTTTGCCTCTATCAACCTGGGACTTAGGCCGGATAACCCGAGTGAGGATGGCGTTATCAGCAGAGTAGTTCAAGGTGTGAAGATATATGAGACCGACTGA
- a CDS encoding ABC transporter permease: MFEGVQSVYLFAATLRMATPLILASTGAMFSELSGVTNLGIEGMMLCGAFAGSVITYLTQNVSLGILAAIVAGGLMAGVHALFSVRYKADQIVTGIAINIFASGITQYLLALVFGSVGNSKAVSVRISAVNVPLLSKIPVIGPVLNGQLWVVYLALVLPFMARWVVYHTAFGLRIRAAGELPEAVATAGIRVNRLRYIGVIISGLLAGLAGAYLSIGLVDTFRRDMTAGRGYIALAALILGKWKPLGVLAAAIFFGFADALQMRLQMASLPVQFIQMVPYLVTIIALAGVVGKSRAPSAINKPYEED, from the coding sequence ATGTTTGAAGGGGTCCAAAGTGTCTACCTTTTTGCCGCGACCCTGCGGATGGCAACCCCCCTCATCCTTGCTTCTACTGGGGCGATGTTTTCCGAATTATCTGGGGTTACCAACCTGGGGATCGAGGGCATGATGTTGTGTGGGGCATTCGCCGGTTCGGTGATAACCTACTTGACTCAAAACGTGTCGCTAGGGATTCTCGCCGCAATTGTCGCCGGTGGACTTATGGCTGGCGTTCATGCTCTATTTAGCGTTCGATACAAGGCGGATCAAATTGTGACCGGCATCGCCATCAATATCTTTGCGTCCGGCATTACGCAATATCTGCTGGCCCTTGTATTCGGCTCAGTAGGAAACTCAAAGGCGGTCAGTGTCAGGATTTCCGCCGTGAATGTACCCCTTCTTTCCAAAATACCAGTAATCGGCCCGGTGCTGAATGGGCAGCTTTGGGTAGTCTACCTGGCGCTTGTTCTTCCGTTCATGGCCCGGTGGGTGGTCTACCATACGGCATTTGGCCTGCGGATAAGGGCTGCAGGGGAATTGCCAGAAGCGGTTGCGACGGCTGGTATTCGGGTAAACAGGTTGAGATATATAGGGGTGATAATAAGCGGCTTGCTGGCGGGGCTTGCCGGAGCTTACCTCTCAATCGGGTTGGTCGACACATTCAGGAGGGACATGACTGCGGGTCGCGGTTACATCGCCCTGGCCGCGCTTATCCTCGGCAAATGGAAACCGCTGGGCGTTCTGGCTGCCGCCATCTTCTTCGGTTTTGCCGATGCCTTACAGATGCGACTGCAGATGGCTTCCTTGCCCGTGCAGTTTATCCAGATGGTCCCCTATCTGGTTACCATAATCGCGCTGGCCGGAGTTGTGGGAAAGTCCAGGGCGCCTTCCGCCATAAACAAGCCATATGAAGAGGATTAG
- a CDS encoding DeoR/GlpR transcriptional regulator codes for MRTVERHERIIEILRTTGRVEVSSLSKTLGLSEMTIRRDLKALEESGQLTRVHGGAVACDGTIIDLPLEIRKIENLSEKIKMAAAATELIQNHEAIALDASTSALELAKRLKGFSGLTVVTNNLMIALELGRRTGVSTHLTGGNIRSRAMSLVGPAAVKSLLAYRVNKAFISANAFSCENGLTDASPEETEMKKAMMDIAQQVIALVDPSKFGRVAFMQVCPIERIDVLITTAGAPEEEVERLQEVGVKVIIAP; via the coding sequence ATGCGTACGGTGGAGCGCCATGAGCGCATCATAGAAATCCTGAGGACCACAGGAAGGGTGGAGGTCAGTTCCCTCAGCAAAACCCTTGGCTTGTCCGAAATGACCATACGACGAGACCTGAAGGCCCTGGAGGAATCAGGACAGCTTACACGTGTCCATGGCGGAGCCGTGGCGTGTGATGGCACGATAATTGACCTGCCATTGGAGATACGCAAAATAGAAAACCTGAGCGAAAAGATCAAAATGGCAGCTGCGGCGACGGAGTTGATTCAGAACCATGAAGCTATTGCCCTGGATGCTAGCACCAGCGCCCTGGAACTTGCCAAAAGATTAAAGGGATTTTCCGGTCTTACCGTTGTAACTAACAATCTCATGATTGCCCTGGAGCTAGGGAGGCGGACCGGAGTGTCTACCCATTTGACCGGCGGTAATATCAGGTCGAGGGCCATGTCCCTGGTGGGGCCTGCAGCTGTCAAATCACTTCTCGCTTATCGGGTGAACAAGGCATTTATCTCTGCAAATGCGTTCTCTTGTGAAAACGGCCTTACTGATGCTTCTCCGGAAGAAACAGAGATGAAGAAGGCCATGATGGATATAGCGCAGCAGGTGATCGCGCTGGTAGACCCAAGCAAATTTGGTCGGGTAGCCTTCATGCAGGTCTGCCCTATCGAAAGAATCGATGTTTTGATCACCACAGCGGGCGCGCCAGAGGAGGAGGTAGAGAGGTTACAGGAAGTTGGAGTCAAGGTAATCATTGCACCATAG
- a CDS encoding pyrimidine-nucleoside phosphorylase encodes MRAYDIIAKKRDGHELSGDEIKFIVNGFVAGDIPDYQMAAFLMAVFIRGMSPKETSELTLCMAKSGDQIDLSAIKGIKVDKHSTGGVGDKTTIALGPMVAACGAPVAKMSGRALGFAGGTIDKLESIPGFNVALSMEQFVANVNRIGIALSGQTGNLAPADKKIYALRDVTATIDSVPLIAASIMSKKIASGADAIVLDVKTGKGSFMKSLDDAFNLASTMVAIGTEVGRKVVAVITDMSQPLGYAVGNALEVKEAIATLKGEGPGDFYELCVTLGGHMLTLAGKTADFEDGRAKIKEAVTSGRALDKLRELLEAQGANPTVADNPEMLPDAALKVPVTSDRSGFVKAIDAEEIGRASMMLGAGREKKEDAIDYSVGVVLLKKMGDRVASGEPIAVVHANDRGKAERAVDQIKSSFSISKEPVSPTPLIHGMVTAEGITR; translated from the coding sequence ATGAGGGCATATGATATCATCGCTAAGAAACGGGATGGGCATGAGTTGTCCGGTGATGAGATCAAGTTCATCGTCAATGGATTTGTAGCAGGCGATATTCCTGATTATCAGATGGCGGCTTTTCTTATGGCAGTTTTCATCCGCGGCATGTCTCCAAAGGAGACATCTGAACTCACATTGTGCATGGCAAAATCCGGCGATCAGATCGATCTCAGCGCCATCAAGGGTATCAAGGTGGATAAGCACAGCACAGGCGGCGTGGGAGACAAGACGACTATTGCGCTTGGGCCCATGGTGGCGGCATGCGGAGCCCCAGTCGCCAAGATGTCAGGGCGGGCTCTGGGCTTTGCTGGTGGGACCATAGATAAACTAGAGTCAATACCCGGGTTCAATGTTGCATTGAGCATGGAACAATTCGTTGCTAATGTCAACAGGATTGGCATCGCACTATCCGGCCAGACTGGTAATCTGGCTCCCGCGGATAAGAAGATCTATGCTTTGCGGGATGTGACGGCGACTATCGACAGCGTCCCCTTGATCGCAGCTAGCATCATGTCAAAGAAGATCGCCTCTGGGGCTGATGCCATTGTCCTTGACGTCAAGACAGGGAAAGGTTCGTTCATGAAATCGCTTGATGACGCATTCAACCTGGCATCCACCATGGTGGCCATAGGAACCGAGGTGGGCCGTAAGGTTGTAGCTGTGATCACTGATATGTCGCAACCGCTTGGATATGCCGTTGGCAATGCGCTAGAAGTCAAAGAAGCAATCGCAACGCTGAAAGGTGAGGGGCCGGGTGATTTCTACGAGTTATGCGTAACGCTGGGAGGCCATATGCTTACCCTGGCGGGCAAGACAGCGGATTTCGAGGATGGGAGAGCAAAGATCAAAGAAGCGGTAACAAGCGGCAGGGCGCTTGATAAACTCAGAGAGCTTCTCGAGGCCCAGGGAGCGAATCCGACCGTGGCTGACAATCCAGAGATGCTTCCAGATGCCGCGCTCAAGGTACCCGTCACCAGCGATAGATCTGGCTTTGTGAAGGCTATCGATGCTGAAGAGATCGGTAGGGCTTCTATGATGTTGGGGGCGGGTCGCGAGAAGAAAGAGGATGCCATCGACTATTCGGTAGGAGTCGTTCTATTGAAAAAGATGGGCGACCGGGTGGCAAGCGGCGAACCTATAGCAGTAGTTCACGCCAATGACAGGGGAAAGGCAGAAAGGGCAGTGGATCAAATCAAGAGCTCATTTAGCATCAGTAAGGAACCGGTTTCGCCGACCCCATTGATTCACGGAATGGTGACAGCTGAGGGGATAACCCGCTGA
- a CDS encoding BMP family ABC transporter substrate-binding protein, giving the protein MGKRWIVVALIVVVLAAISAVVYQGNRKPGGPVAGEQDHKLRIGLVLSVGGRGDNGFNDMAIAAVERAEKELGAEIKIIEPKQMASDEESLRYLAENNYDLTIGIGFMMKESLEKVAKEFPNSKFVMVDVPVDLPNVASIAFKEHEGSFLAGALAGMMTKSNKIGFVGALKMPLIERFEVGYKEGAQYVNPNVTVITNYAGTDPSAFNNPAAGKELALAQVQHGADVLFHAAGPTGLGVIEGAKETKTWMIGEDVNQNSVAPGIVLTSMMKKVDVAVYDTIKAYSEGNFKAGINIYGLAENGVGLADFEYTADKVPQEVKDKLAEIRQKIIDGDIKVTDPMEQ; this is encoded by the coding sequence ATGGGTAAGCGTTGGATAGTGGTTGCTTTAATTGTCGTAGTGCTTGCAGCTATTTCGGCCGTCGTCTATCAGGGGAATAGGAAACCTGGCGGTCCGGTAGCCGGTGAGCAAGATCATAAGCTAAGGATCGGATTGGTTCTGTCTGTGGGAGGCAGGGGCGACAACGGATTCAATGATATGGCAATAGCCGCTGTTGAGCGGGCGGAGAAAGAACTCGGGGCCGAAATAAAGATCATCGAGCCCAAACAAATGGCTTCAGATGAGGAAAGCCTGCGGTATCTAGCCGAGAATAACTATGATCTAACCATAGGAATTGGCTTTATGATGAAAGAATCATTGGAAAAAGTAGCCAAAGAGTTTCCTAACAGCAAGTTTGTGATGGTGGATGTTCCTGTGGATCTACCTAATGTAGCTTCTATTGCATTCAAGGAACATGAAGGTTCATTCCTGGCTGGCGCCCTGGCTGGCATGATGACTAAGAGCAATAAGATAGGCTTTGTTGGAGCTCTCAAGATGCCTTTGATCGAGCGCTTTGAAGTGGGATATAAAGAAGGGGCTCAGTATGTAAATCCTAACGTGACGGTAATTACAAATTACGCTGGCACCGATCCATCTGCATTTAACAATCCTGCGGCCGGTAAGGAATTGGCGCTGGCTCAGGTCCAGCATGGCGCGGATGTGCTGTTCCATGCCGCTGGACCTACTGGCCTGGGCGTGATAGAGGGAGCCAAGGAGACTAAAACATGGATGATAGGCGAGGATGTAAATCAGAACAGCGTCGCCCCGGGAATCGTCTTGACCAGCATGATGAAAAAGGTGGATGTGGCAGTGTATGATACCATCAAGGCATACTCAGAGGGCAATTTCAAAGCAGGCATCAATATATATGGCCTCGCTGAGAACGGAGTCGGGCTGGCGGACTTCGAATACACAGCCGACAAGGTTCCCCAGGAAGTGAAAGACAAACTGGCAGAAATACGCCAGAAGATCATTGATGGAGATATCAAGGTCACAGATCCCATGGAACAATAG